One Lactobacillus sp. CBA3606 DNA segment encodes these proteins:
- the mnmE gene encoding tRNA uridine-5-carboxymethylaminomethyl(34) synthesis GTPase MnmE has product MAVTTEFDTIAAISTPPGEGGISIIRVSGDQTLDVIAQIFKGKDLSQVHTHTINYGHIIDPETHQEIDEVMASVMRAPKTYTREDVIEINCHGGLVATNEILQLILSHGARMAEPGEFTKRAFLNGRLDLSQAEAVMDLIRAKTDKSMKVALNQLDGDLSTLIRHLRQDILDVLAQVEVNIDYPEYDAVEAMTTKMLKEKATEVGQSIDQLLATAKQGKVLREGLATAIIGRPNVGKSSLLNHLLHEDKAIVTDVAGTTRDVIEEYVNVRGVPLKLVDTAGIRDTDDKVEKIGVERSRKAIGAADLVLLVLDNSQPLTPEDEQLLRDTADSKRIVILNKTDLPAQLDQTALLKVVDESDVLNMSVLQQAGVDELEQRIAKMFFHEGIESSQNTVMVTNARHIGLLNQAKQALQDVQTGIATGMPVDLVQIDMTRCWEFLGQITGDSYENELLDQLFSQFCLGK; this is encoded by the coding sequence ATGGCAGTAACCACAGAATTTGATACAATCGCAGCAATTTCAACGCCACCTGGTGAAGGGGGCATTTCGATTATTCGCGTGAGCGGTGATCAGACCTTAGACGTCATTGCTCAGATTTTTAAGGGCAAGGATCTTAGTCAGGTCCACACCCACACGATTAATTATGGGCATATTATTGACCCAGAAACCCATCAAGAAATTGATGAAGTCATGGCTTCCGTGATGCGAGCACCGAAGACGTATACACGTGAAGATGTGATTGAAATTAACTGTCATGGTGGCTTAGTTGCGACCAACGAGATTTTACAATTGATTTTAAGTCATGGGGCGCGGATGGCTGAACCGGGTGAATTTACCAAACGGGCCTTTCTTAACGGTCGGTTGGACTTGTCACAGGCTGAAGCCGTGATGGATTTGATTCGAGCGAAGACGGATAAGTCCATGAAAGTGGCACTAAATCAGCTTGATGGCGACCTTTCGACGCTGATTCGTCACTTACGACAAGATATTTTAGACGTGTTAGCGCAGGTCGAAGTGAATATTGATTATCCCGAATATGATGCAGTTGAAGCGATGACGACTAAGATGTTAAAAGAAAAAGCAACCGAAGTCGGCCAAAGTATTGACCAGTTGTTAGCCACGGCGAAGCAAGGTAAAGTCTTGCGTGAGGGGCTTGCAACAGCAATTATCGGCCGGCCAAATGTGGGTAAGTCGAGTTTGTTGAACCACTTACTGCACGAAGATAAAGCGATTGTTACGGATGTCGCGGGGACGACGCGTGATGTGATTGAAGAATACGTCAATGTGCGCGGTGTGCCGTTGAAGCTAGTCGATACAGCTGGGATTCGTGATACGGATGATAAAGTTGAAAAAATCGGTGTCGAACGCAGTCGGAAAGCGATTGGGGCTGCCGACTTGGTCTTGTTAGTCCTCGACAATAGCCAACCATTGACACCTGAAGACGAGCAATTATTACGTGACACGGCTGATTCTAAACGCATTGTCATCTTGAATAAGACTGACTTACCGGCCCAATTGGACCAAACGGCCTTATTAAAAGTGGTTGATGAAAGCGACGTGTTAAACATGTCTGTGCTGCAACAAGCTGGCGTTGACGAGCTGGAACAACGGATTGCGAAGATGTTCTTCCATGAAGGCATCGAAAGTAGTCAAAATACGGTCATGGTCACTAATGCCCGGCATATCGGGTTGTTAAATCAGGCCAAACAAGCCTTGCAAGACGTTCAGACTGGGATTGCCACGGGGATGCCCGTAGACTTAGTTCAGATTGATATGACCCGTTGTTGGGAATTTCTCGGTCAAATTACCGGGGATAGTTATGAAAATGAATTATTAGATCAATTATTTAGCCAGTTCTGCTTAGGCAAGTAG
- a CDS encoding DegV family protein translates to MRTAIVTDSASYLSAADIKKYNIHVVPITVIFGKQTYLENVEMTTKEFYERMRTAPELPTTTQVTLGQMQQMYDQLAAEGYDNVISIHLSSGITSFITNLESYLPNVTNIKVYPFDSLITAAGEAYMALLAAKLVAAGQTPAQVIEQLHQLRETTEVYFVVDNLSHLVRTGRLSNASGLVGNLLRIKPVLTFEDGKIVAIEKERTMRRAYQAIKAKLAAAIAAADYPLRVTIENGNNPKLQAEWTADLIKSFPDLTIDEGEIGPVVGVHVGEGVMGLIWAKDWEKWPD, encoded by the coding sequence ATGAGAACAGCAATTGTGACCGATAGTGCCAGTTATTTATCAGCTGCGGATATCAAAAAATATAATATCCACGTCGTACCAATTACCGTGATCTTCGGTAAACAAACTTATTTAGAAAATGTTGAAATGACGACTAAAGAATTCTATGAACGGATGCGTACGGCTCCCGAACTGCCAACCACCACCCAGGTCACGTTGGGGCAAATGCAACAAATGTATGACCAATTAGCTGCGGAAGGCTACGATAATGTCATTAGTATTCATCTGTCTTCCGGTATTACCAGCTTTATCACCAACCTTGAAAGCTATCTGCCTAACGTCACCAACATCAAAGTCTATCCATTTGATTCTTTGATTACGGCGGCTGGCGAAGCTTACATGGCACTTTTAGCGGCTAAATTAGTGGCAGCTGGTCAGACACCAGCCCAAGTCATTGAACAACTGCACCAACTCCGTGAGACAACTGAAGTTTACTTTGTGGTCGATAACCTCAGTCACCTCGTCCGGACCGGTCGGTTATCCAACGCTTCCGGCTTGGTTGGGAACCTCTTACGGATTAAACCCGTACTAACCTTTGAGGATGGCAAAATTGTAGCGATTGAAAAAGAACGCACGATGCGCCGCGCCTACCAAGCCATTAAGGCCAAGTTAGCCGCTGCCATTGCAGCGGCCGATTACCCTTTACGCGTGACAATTGAGAATGGCAACAATCCCAAGTTACAAGCAGAGTGGACCGCCGATTTGATCAAAAGCTTTCCTGATTTAACAATCGACGAAGGCGAAATTGGCCCGGTAGTCGGCGTGCATGTTGGTGAAGGCGTGATGGGCTTGATTTGGGCAAAAGATTGGGAAAAATGGCCCGATTGA
- a CDS encoding PadR family transcriptional regulator has translation MAQKNKLQFIILGLLNQQPLTGYDLTKAFDHEIGEFWQAQHSQIYPQLKRLETQGAITHEITISGEKLEKKLYHITPTGLAWLREWISVGTPDLTATKDEFILKLYFIQTNRDPRLPEMLTEQLQLHQTKLMHLQARLTTVFKGRPQTTTYGHYLILQHAIGRETYYVDWLKQTLAALPVKH, from the coding sequence ATGGCGCAAAAAAACAAATTACAATTTATTATTCTGGGACTATTAAATCAACAACCGCTGACTGGGTATGATTTAACGAAAGCTTTTGATCACGAAATCGGTGAGTTTTGGCAAGCACAGCATAGTCAAATTTATCCGCAGCTAAAACGGCTTGAAACCCAAGGAGCCATTACACATGAAATCACAATCAGTGGTGAGAAATTAGAGAAAAAGCTCTATCATATTACGCCGACTGGCTTGGCCTGGTTACGGGAGTGGATTAGTGTAGGTACCCCCGATTTAACGGCGACCAAGGATGAGTTCATTTTAAAACTATATTTCATCCAAACGAATCGTGACCCACGTTTGCCAGAAATGCTAACGGAACAATTACAGTTACATCAAACAAAATTAATGCACTTGCAGGCGCGCCTAACGACGGTTTTTAAAGGCCGGCCGCAAACCACGACATATGGTCATTATTTGATTTTGCAACATGCGATTGGTCGTGAAACTTACTATGTTGATTGGCTAAAGCAGACTTTGGCGGCGTTACCAGTGAAGCATTAG
- the lepB gene encoding signal peptidase I, which translates to MKTFKNIMSWILPIVVGLLIAMVIRHFVFTMVRVDGPSMEPNLENNERVAVVKTAKIRHLSVIVFNAYKVDPDASSKTVKYVKRVIGMPGDTVSSKDGKVYVNGHVVKQGFISQFERTQGTGNWSLASISNKNSWAIPATKVPKNSYFVLGDHRSVSNDSRYWGFVPANKVLGVVKVPIWDTSTTKRHNVNAIGY; encoded by the coding sequence ATGAAAACTTTCAAAAATATCATGAGCTGGATATTGCCAATTGTAGTGGGATTACTGATTGCAATGGTCATTCGCCATTTTGTGTTCACGATGGTGCGGGTCGATGGGCCATCTATGGAGCCAAATCTCGAAAATAATGAGCGGGTGGCAGTTGTGAAAACGGCTAAAATTCGGCATCTGAGTGTCATTGTCTTTAATGCTTATAAAGTAGATCCCGATGCCTCATCGAAGACGGTTAAGTATGTGAAACGTGTGATTGGGATGCCCGGTGATACTGTTAGTTCTAAAGATGGGAAAGTTTACGTCAATGGGCATGTCGTTAAACAAGGGTTTATTAGTCAGTTTGAGCGGACACAGGGGACCGGGAATTGGAGTTTGGCTTCGATTTCGAATAAGAATAGTTGGGCCATTCCTGCAACCAAAGTGCCAAAAAATTCGTATTTTGTTCTCGGCGATCATCGTTCAGTCTCAAATGATAGTCGGTATTGGGGCTTTGTCCCAGCGAATAAAGTTTTGGGCGTGGTTAAAGTGCCCATTTGGGACACCAGTACGACGAAACGACATAATGTTAATGCTATCGGTTATTAA
- a CDS encoding phenolic acid decarboxylase, which produces MTKTFKTLADFLGTHFIYTYDNGWEYEWYAKNDHTVDYRIHGGMVAGRWVKDQAANIVMLTDGIYKVAWTEPTGTDVALDFLPNENKVNGTIFFPKWVQEHPEITVTFQNDHIDVMEAAREKYATYPKLVVPEFATITYMGDAGQDNDDVISEAPYAGLPDDIRNGNYFDETYHRLNN; this is translated from the coding sequence ATGACCAAAACATTTAAAACTTTAGCTGACTTTTTAGGTACCCATTTTATTTATACGTATGATAACGGTTGGGAATACGAATGGTATGCAAAGAACGATCACACCGTTGACTATCGCATCCATGGCGGCATGGTCGCTGGCCGCTGGGTCAAAGACCAAGCAGCCAATATCGTTATGTTAACTGACGGTATTTATAAAGTTGCTTGGACTGAACCAACCGGGACTGACGTTGCTTTGGACTTTTTACCAAACGAAAACAAAGTAAACGGGACTATTTTCTTCCCAAAATGGGTCCAAGAACATCCTGAAATCACGGTTACTTTCCAAAACGACCACATTGATGTTATGGAAGCTGCCCGTGAAAAGTATGCCACTTATCCTAAATTAGTCGTTCCCGAATTCGCCACTATTACTTATATGGGTGATGCTGGACAAGATAACGATGACGTCATTAGCGAAGCCCCTTACGCCGGCCTGCCTGACGATATTCGTAATGGCAACTATTTTGACGAAACTTATCACCGGCTAAACAACTAA
- the mnmG gene encoding tRNA uridine-5-carboxymethylaminomethyl(34) synthesis enzyme MnmG: MTEVKEYTGRDYDVIVVGAGHAGAEAALAAARMGNRTLLMTINLDMVAFMPCNPSVGGPAKGIVVREIDALGGEMGHNIDKTYVQMRMLNTGKGPAVRALRAQADKHAYHAEMKHTIEREPNLTLRQGIVDGLIVEDGVCEGVITNTGARYRAKSVVLTTGTAARGKIIIGELMYSSGPNNSQPAMKLSEDLKRLGFDLERFKTGTPPRVDGTTIDYGVTEEQPGDADPHHFSFETKDEDYIDLKHQLSCWLTYTNETTHRIIRENLDRAPMFTGVIEGVGPRYCPSIEDKIVRFADKKRHQLFLEPEGRNTDEWYVQGLSTSMPEEVQQRILHSIKGLETAEMMRPGYAIEYDVVSPYQLKATLETKRVKNLYTAGQTNGTSGYEEAAGQGLIAGINAGLRALDRGQLTLKRSDAYIGVMIDDLVTKGTNEPYRLLTSRAEYRLILRHDNADLRLTDKGRELGLISDDRYAAFEAKRTAIENELDRLGKIRIKPNAAVNQFLREHHSGELKDGVLAADFLKRPEVSYADLMTFIPAPETPLERHIIEQVEIQIKYAGYIKKAEEQVDRLKKLEAKKIPDRIDYDAIDGLATEAHQKLKKIQPTTIAQASRISGVNPADIAILSVYIQQGRIAKVAN; the protein is encoded by the coding sequence ATGACAGAAGTAAAGGAATATACTGGCCGCGACTATGATGTTATCGTCGTTGGCGCCGGCCATGCGGGTGCTGAAGCGGCATTAGCAGCTGCTCGGATGGGTAATCGGACCCTTTTAATGACGATTAACTTGGATATGGTGGCGTTCATGCCTTGTAATCCGTCCGTTGGTGGTCCAGCTAAAGGCATCGTCGTGCGTGAAATTGATGCCCTTGGTGGTGAAATGGGGCATAACATCGATAAAACTTATGTTCAAATGCGGATGCTAAATACCGGTAAAGGCCCAGCAGTTCGTGCTTTGCGGGCCCAAGCGGATAAGCATGCTTATCATGCTGAAATGAAGCATACCATTGAACGGGAACCCAACTTGACGCTACGCCAAGGTATTGTTGATGGCTTAATCGTTGAAGACGGGGTCTGTGAAGGGGTTATTACCAATACCGGGGCACGTTATCGGGCTAAGAGTGTGGTTTTGACGACTGGAACGGCTGCCCGTGGCAAGATTATTATTGGTGAATTGATGTATTCATCTGGGCCTAATAATTCACAACCTGCCATGAAGTTATCAGAAGATTTAAAACGGCTGGGCTTTGATCTTGAACGCTTCAAGACCGGGACACCACCGCGGGTCGATGGGACGACCATCGATTACGGTGTGACTGAAGAACAACCTGGCGATGCCGATCCTCATCATTTTAGTTTTGAGACTAAAGATGAAGATTATATTGACTTAAAGCACCAACTCTCTTGTTGGTTAACTTATACGAATGAAACGACACATCGTATTATCCGAGAAAATCTCGATCGAGCACCAATGTTTACTGGTGTGATTGAAGGTGTTGGCCCCCGATATTGTCCGTCAATTGAGGATAAAATTGTGCGTTTCGCTGACAAGAAACGGCATCAATTGTTCCTAGAACCAGAAGGGCGCAACACGGATGAATGGTACGTTCAAGGCCTCTCAACCTCAATGCCAGAAGAAGTGCAACAACGGATTCTGCATTCGATTAAGGGTCTTGAAACGGCTGAGATGATGCGGCCAGGTTATGCCATTGAATATGATGTGGTCTCACCTTATCAATTAAAGGCGACATTAGAAACGAAACGGGTTAAGAATCTTTATACGGCTGGTCAAACCAATGGGACTTCCGGCTATGAAGAAGCCGCTGGTCAAGGATTGATTGCTGGGATTAATGCTGGGTTACGGGCTTTAGACCGAGGTCAATTGACCTTGAAACGCAGTGATGCGTATATCGGAGTCATGATTGATGACTTGGTCACTAAGGGCACGAATGAACCCTATCGCTTGTTAACTAGTCGGGCCGAATACCGCTTAATTTTGCGGCATGATAATGCTGATTTACGGTTAACGGATAAAGGTCGGGAACTCGGGCTCATTAGTGATGATCGTTATGCCGCTTTTGAGGCCAAACGAACGGCAATTGAAAACGAACTTGACCGTTTAGGCAAAATCAGAATCAAACCAAATGCGGCCGTTAATCAATTTTTACGGGAACATCATTCAGGTGAATTAAAGGATGGCGTATTAGCGGCTGATTTCTTGAAACGACCAGAAGTTAGTTATGCGGATTTGATGACCTTTATTCCAGCGCCTGAAACACCTTTAGAACGGCATATTATTGAACAAGTTGAGATTCAAATCAAATATGCAGGGTACATTAAGAAGGCCGAGGAACAGGTTGATCGCTTGAAAAAGCTAGAAGCTAAAAAGATTCCAGACCGGATTGATTATGATGCCATTGATGGGTTAGCAACAGAAGCACATCAAAAGTTGAAGAAAATCCAACCAACGACGATTGCACAGGCTTCACGAATCAGTGGGGTTAATCCCGCTGATATTGCGATTTTGAGTGTTTACATTCAACAGGGTCGGATTGCTAAAGTTGCGAATTAA
- the adhE gene encoding bifunctional acetaldehyde-CoA/alcohol dehydrogenase, with the protein MIKTKPIEKKTAAETEVAKLVARSQAALAELKTYTQAQIDDLCEKVAVAALDNHMKLAKLAVAETGRGVVEDKAIKNIYASEYIWNSIRHDKTVGILKDDAETQLMEIAEPVGIVAGVTPVTNPTSTVVFKALISLKGRNTIVFGFHPQAQKASAEAARIMQAAIKAAGGPADAVLYIEHPSIEATNALMHHPAIATILATGGPSMVTAAYSSGKPALGVGPGNGPTYIEKTADIQQAVNDIVLSKTFDNGMICASENSAIVDAEIYDAVKAEFNRLGCYLVKPQEVAALSDAVIDPERHTVRGPVAGKTAYQIAKMAGLTQVPVDCRVLIAEIDGVGVNYPLSGEKLSPVLTLYKAQSTAAAFKRADELLHYGGLGHTAGIHTKDDELIKAFGLQMPACRILVNTPSSVGGLGDIYNNMTPSLTLGTGSYGGNSISHNVTDMDLINIKTVAKRRNNMQWVKMPPKVYFERNAVQYLEHMSGLEKVFIVCDPGMVKFGYTDRVTAVLNQRTEPVDIDIFSEVEPNPSTDTVTKGVARMQAFQPDTIIALGGGSAMDAAKGMWLFYEHPETSFLEAKQKFLDIRKRTYQVPAAHKVTYIGIPTTSGTGSEVTPYAVITDSKTHVKYPITDYAMQPDVAIVDPQFVETVPKRTTAWTGLDVITHATESYVSTMASDFTRGWSIQALQLAFKYLKASYDGDQLAREKMHNASTLAGMAFANAFLGINHSIAHKLGGAFNLPHGLAIAITYPQVVRYNAEIPTKLAMWPKYTHNTALADYANIARALGLAGNTDEELKESLVQAYIDLAHSMDVTLSLKANRVEKKQFDANVDQLAELAYEDQCTTANPREPLISELKAIMQREWDGQGTEK; encoded by the coding sequence ATGATTAAAACAAAACCAATTGAAAAAAAGACTGCTGCTGAAACTGAAGTCGCTAAATTAGTAGCCCGCTCACAAGCTGCATTAGCCGAATTGAAAACGTATACACAAGCGCAAATTGATGATTTGTGCGAAAAGGTCGCTGTCGCCGCATTAGATAACCATATGAAGTTAGCCAAATTAGCTGTGGCAGAAACTGGCCGTGGGGTCGTGGAAGATAAAGCCATTAAGAATATTTATGCCAGTGAATACATTTGGAATAGTATTCGGCACGATAAGACTGTTGGTATTTTGAAAGATGACGCTGAAACGCAATTGATGGAAATTGCGGAACCAGTCGGGATTGTCGCCGGGGTTACCCCAGTTACTAACCCCACGTCAACGGTTGTTTTTAAAGCGTTGATTTCATTAAAGGGTCGGAATACCATTGTTTTTGGTTTTCATCCCCAAGCGCAAAAAGCGAGTGCCGAGGCGGCTCGGATTATGCAAGCCGCAATTAAGGCTGCTGGAGGTCCAGCCGATGCTGTTTTATACATTGAACACCCTAGTATTGAAGCGACCAATGCTTTGATGCACCATCCTGCGATTGCCACGATTTTAGCAACTGGCGGGCCTAGCATGGTTACGGCGGCGTATTCTTCTGGTAAGCCGGCGTTGGGTGTTGGCCCTGGGAATGGCCCGACTTATATTGAAAAGACGGCCGATATTCAACAGGCTGTGAATGATATTGTGTTATCAAAGACTTTTGATAATGGGATGATCTGTGCTTCAGAAAATAGTGCCATTGTAGATGCCGAAATCTATGATGCCGTGAAAGCTGAATTCAATCGGTTAGGCTGTTACCTCGTGAAACCACAAGAAGTCGCAGCTCTAAGTGATGCTGTGATTGATCCTGAACGGCATACGGTACGCGGGCCGGTTGCTGGGAAGACCGCCTATCAAATTGCTAAAATGGCTGGTTTGACGCAGGTCCCCGTTGATTGTCGGGTTCTAATTGCGGAGATTGATGGTGTCGGTGTTAATTATCCCTTGTCTGGTGAAAAACTTTCGCCAGTATTGACTTTGTATAAGGCCCAATCGACAGCCGCCGCTTTCAAACGAGCGGATGAATTGCTGCATTACGGTGGCTTAGGGCATACTGCGGGTATTCATACAAAAGATGACGAATTGATCAAAGCGTTTGGACTCCAAATGCCGGCCTGCCGAATCTTAGTTAATACCCCATCTTCAGTGGGAGGTTTGGGCGATATTTATAATAACATGACGCCATCATTAACGCTGGGCACGGGCTCATATGGCGGTAATTCTATTTCACATAATGTGACAGATATGGATTTAATTAATATTAAAACGGTCGCAAAACGACGGAATAATATGCAGTGGGTAAAAATGCCACCCAAAGTCTATTTTGAACGCAATGCCGTCCAGTATTTGGAACATATGAGTGGCCTCGAAAAAGTCTTTATCGTTTGTGATCCTGGAATGGTTAAATTTGGGTATACAGATCGCGTAACTGCAGTCTTAAATCAACGGACTGAACCGGTTGATATTGATATCTTTTCAGAGGTTGAACCTAATCCTTCGACAGATACGGTGACTAAAGGGGTTGCACGGATGCAGGCGTTCCAACCAGATACAATTATCGCATTAGGTGGCGGCTCAGCGATGGATGCAGCTAAGGGCATGTGGCTCTTTTATGAACATCCCGAAACGTCATTTTTAGAGGCTAAGCAGAAGTTCTTAGATATTCGGAAGCGGACTTATCAAGTGCCAGCGGCGCATAAAGTAACTTATATCGGGATTCCAACAACGTCTGGCACTGGTTCAGAAGTCACCCCATATGCGGTTATCACGGATTCTAAGACCCATGTTAAATACCCAATTACTGATTATGCGATGCAACCAGATGTCGCTATCGTGGATCCACAGTTTGTGGAGACCGTTCCTAAGCGCACGACGGCCTGGACGGGCTTAGACGTGATTACGCATGCTACAGAATCATACGTGTCAACGATGGCCTCAGATTTTACCCGCGGTTGGTCGATTCAAGCGCTACAATTAGCCTTTAAATACTTGAAAGCCTCGTATGATGGCGACCAATTAGCGCGTGAGAAGATGCATAATGCTTCGACCCTAGCTGGGATGGCGTTTGCCAATGCCTTTTTGGGAATTAATCACTCGATTGCCCATAAATTAGGTGGCGCCTTCAACTTACCGCATGGGTTAGCGATTGCGATTACGTATCCGCAAGTCGTTCGGTATAATGCGGAGATTCCAACTAAATTGGCGATGTGGCCTAAATATACGCACAATACAGCATTGGCAGACTATGCCAACATTGCGCGAGCCTTGGGGTTAGCCGGCAATACGGATGAAGAACTTAAAGAAAGCTTGGTGCAAGCATATATTGATTTGGCGCATTCAATGGATGTTACGTTATCCTTGAAAGCGAACCGCGTTGAGAAAAAGCAGTTCGATGCTAATGTCGATCAGTTAGCTGAACTGGCATATGAGGACCAATGTACGACAGCCAATCCACGGGAACCCTTGATTAGTGAATTAAAAGCGATCATGCAACGTGAATGGGATGGTCAGGGAACTGAAAAGTAA
- a CDS encoding universal stress protein has product MDQNEIDKPFVYRRILLTVDEDDTTSSERAFRYALTLARDYNVTLGIVSVLESEDINIFDSLTPSKLQAKRNHVTQVVQDYVKLATERGVQNVEPLVYEGGDVDDVILDQVIPDFKPDLLVAGADTEFAHAKMTAAIGPRLARKAPVSVIVVR; this is encoded by the coding sequence ATGGATCAAAATGAGATTGATAAGCCCTTCGTTTATCGGCGGATTTTATTGACGGTGGATGAGGATGACACGACGTCTTCTGAACGCGCCTTTCGCTACGCACTGACGTTGGCTCGTGATTATAACGTTACTTTGGGGATTGTGTCAGTCTTGGAGAGCGAAGATATTAATATCTTTGATTCGTTGACACCGTCGAAATTACAGGCGAAACGGAATCATGTGACGCAAGTTGTTCAAGATTACGTCAAGCTTGCCACCGAACGTGGGGTTCAAAATGTCGAACCGCTAGTTTACGAAGGTGGCGATGTGGATGACGTTATTTTGGATCAAGTCATTCCTGATTTTAAGCCAGATTTACTAGTCGCAGGGGCCGATACTGAATTTGCCCATGCGAAGATGACGGCTGCCATTGGTCCCCGGTTAGCCCGAAAAGCCCCCGTTTCTGTGATTGTTGTTCGGTAA
- a CDS encoding helix-turn-helix transcriptional regulator, protein MSLFAERLKTAMQQAQMTSAQLAKATGIGRSSISQWLSSKYVAKQDKVTALAQALSVTPEWLLGTVTVASGPKQMTPELVTLWEQLDATNQKKLLKKVRKLVLKQAPTAETGKPKGKKKKAKK, encoded by the coding sequence ATGAGTTTATTTGCTGAACGATTAAAAACAGCGATGCAGCAGGCCCAAATGACATCGGCACAATTAGCCAAAGCGACTGGGATTGGGCGGTCTTCCATCAGTCAGTGGTTAAGTAGTAAATACGTGGCGAAACAAGATAAGGTCACGGCGTTAGCGCAAGCGCTGTCAGTCACGCCTGAGTGGTTGTTGGGCACTGTTACTGTGGCATCAGGGCCGAAGCAAATGACGCCTGAATTGGTTACATTATGGGAGCAGCTCGATGCAACGAATCAAAAGAAGCTACTTAAAAAGGTACGGAAGTTAGTGCTTAAGCAAGCGCCAACGGCCGAAACGGGTAAGCCAAAAGGTAAAAAGAAAAAAGCCAAAAAATAA
- a CDS encoding GNAT family N-acetyltransferase produces MKTMAVIQIKTATQADRAALAQIYLVDRQQDFPWVTNPRLQDFDQDSRGEFVLVAWIDGQRAGFCSLYRLANFIHLLFVDPAFRQLGVGENLLTEMRQYATEPVTLKCVMANEAALRFYARVGFQIVKADRDALPPNYTLRDTHTEQYVALNLD; encoded by the coding sequence ATGAAAACGATGGCAGTGATTCAAATTAAAACTGCAACGCAAGCTGACCGTGCCGCTTTAGCACAAATTTATTTGGTTGATCGTCAGCAGGACTTTCCATGGGTGACGAATCCACGACTACAAGATTTTGACCAAGATAGTCGCGGTGAATTTGTTTTGGTGGCGTGGATTGATGGGCAAAGAGCGGGCTTTTGTTCGCTTTATCGGTTAGCTAATTTTATTCATCTCTTATTTGTTGACCCAGCTTTTCGTCAATTAGGTGTTGGTGAAAATTTGCTGACTGAAATGCGACAATATGCGACTGAACCAGTGACCTTAAAGTGTGTAATGGCTAACGAAGCGGCCCTACGGTTCTATGCACGGGTTGGATTTCAAATCGTTAAGGCTGACCGGGATGCCTTGCCGCCAAACTACACGTTAAGAGATACACATACCGAACAATATGTGGCGTTAAACTTGGATTAA